The Oncorhynchus nerka isolate Pitt River linkage group LG3, Oner_Uvic_2.0, whole genome shotgun sequence genome includes the window tgcctttacaaattatgtccaatcaattaaatttaccacaggtggactccaatcaaatagtagaaacatctcaaggatgatcaatggaaacaggatgcagctgggctcaatttcgagtctcatagcaaaaggtctgaatacttgtgtaaataaggtatttctgtttttttatttttaagaaatgtgcaaacattttaaaaatgccattatggggtattgtgtgtagattgatgaggaacatttttatttaatacattatacaataaggctgtaacgtaacaacactTTAATGAATTCACACCTCTGTCACTTTTACAGGCTCTTCAACAACGTAAAGtaaaaactgtagacctccataTGGTATATAGACATTCTGTAAGTGTTTCCAAAATACATTACTCAATGTGCTAAACTCACATACAATCGTCAGTCGTCTGTGGATGATATGCTGGTAGAGGTAGCAACATCTATACAGAACAATGATCACTCACTGACAGCAGAGCTATGTATCAACCCTTACTTTTGGATTGGACCAGAAGTAATAGAAACGTGTGGTCATCCTCATTATTATAGCATGTTTGCATTAAGATGGCCTCAGTAAGGCATCTCCACAGTTTTACATGGTGACACAGAGCCTTACTGAAGTCTATCAAAATAAACTACatcctctttctctcaatctgtTTCCCTACTTTTGGATGGTCTATGGAGCTCTGTAGCAGCAGCCTAATAGAACTGGCAGGCCATTTAGAGGGGCTTTTACAATGCCATAAAACAGAGTTGTATAGTGTGGTGGGACATTGGCAGTTGGCATCATCTGACAGTTTGTCAGAGCTAATGTGAAAGCTCTCTAGCCTGAATGGGCCAAGAGCAACACTGACGAGGGCACTGCCTCAAAGGCTCCCATTATAGTGTTAATAAAACAACAGCCTTGTGAAACGGCTCCTGCCAGACGTTTGAACCACTGCAGgaccctctgtctgtccccaagGGTTTCTGTCAAAAAAATTACCTGAATAACTTCCTCAGATGAGCACAATTTTCATCTCTCACACAGCGTAAGCACTGTTTTGTCACTCATACAGTAAGTGATaaattatatgtgtgtgtgtcagttcagTAGCAGTTACCTTGAAGGTGAGGATGCATCCGATGAAGAGGAGCACGATGAAGACCAGGCACACATTGCTCATGGCCATGATGTCCTCTTTGTAGGGGAAGTTCTCAGGCTGTGAGGGTGACACCAGATAGACGGACAAAATCAGCTGCAGTGAGATTGGGGGTAGAAGTGTGGTGGctacatccaaaatggcacccaattccttATATGGTGCACTATCTAGTGCATTATACAGGCAATAGAGTGTCATGTCAGGCACTTTATTAGAATAAGAGTTTGACTTTGGAGTCCTTCTTACCAGCTGTTGGAGGTAATCTTGTATGGTGTTGGGGTAGACCACAATACTAACAGCCACAAGGGTGTTCAGTGCACAGTCAAAGACTTGGTAGCAGAAGAATGGGATGATCCAAGCAGCAtgttgctgaaacaggaaaaacaGTTTGTTAGCCACGAGGGAATAGCATCTGAAGAGCTGCAGCTGCAGGAAAGACTAATATATCGATCTGAAGAAACAAAGATTCAAACAAAACGGTCTGACCGATGCATTAAACGTAAATCAATGttgtggcgtggcgagaatctgtctcctcaccacgcgctctcaccactggtgtcccccagggctctgttctaggccctctcctattctcgctatacaccaagtcacttggctctgtcataacctcacatggtctctcctatcattgctatgcagacgacacacaattaatcttctcctttcccccttctgatgaccaggtggcgaatcgcatctctgcatgtctggcagacatatcagtgtggatgacggatcaccacctcaagctgaacctcggcaagacggagctgctcttcctcccggggaaggactgcccgttccatgatctcgccatcacggttgacaactccattgtgtcctcctcccagagcgctaagaaccttggcgtgatcctggacaacaccctgtcgttctcaactaacatcaaggcggtggcccgttcttgtaggttcatgctctacaacatccgcagagtacgaccctgcctcacacaggaagcagcgcaggtcctaatccaggcacttgtcatctcccgtctggattactgcaactcgctgttggctgggctccctgcctgtgccattaaacccctacaactcatccagaacgccgcagcccgtctggtgttcaaccttcccaagttctctcacgtcaccccgctcctccgctctctccactggcttccagttgaagctcgcatccgctacaagaccatggtgcttgcctacggagctgtgaagggaacggcacctcagtacctccaggctctgatcaggccctacacccaaacaagggcactgcgttcatccacctctggcctgctcgcctccctaccactgaggaagtacagttcccgcgcagcccagtcaaaactgttcgctgctctggccccccaatggtggaacaaactccctcacgacgccaggacagtggagtcaatcaccaccttccggagacacctgaaaccccacctctttcaggaatacctaggataggataaagtaatccttctcaccccccccccttaaaagatttagatgcactattgtaaagtggctgttccactggatgtcttaaggtgaacgcaccaatttgtaagtcgctctggataagagcgtctgctaaatgacttaaatgtaaatgtaaatgtaatgtgtttCTGGTGGGAGTTTTGGTGAACTTACTCTAGTGGGACGATGCCATTCAAGACCATGTCTGTAAATCTGGatttgaaatgtgttttttttttaactacatTTGGACAATAAAGTTTAAACTATATTTGGATGATCCTCCTAGTGTCTTTATCTGTATTCATTCTTACGAGAGCAGACATAGTATACCAGTACAAGCAACAGCAGAAAGCTGACGTGACTTTTGCTTACCTTATATGCACCGTAGGTCGCCATCCCAGAAATTAGTATCATCAGCAACGAGATCGCTGAAGCAATACACATGTCTGGAATAGAAGGGAATCATACTGTATACAAGGTCTGCATTCAAATAAATTAAACCGTAGCAAATGATGAAAAAAAATCACTTGGTGTTTTGTCCTTGGATGGTGATTGTCTTAAGCTCACAGTAATTTATAAATGTATAATAAACTCAGCTCATTCTTAGATTGACACTGATTATGTGAAAATGACCCAACTTGCTCTGTGTAGATGTGACCTGATCTTGATACTATGACATTGAGTGGATTTCACAGAAAACTAAAATACTATGTCACCGACTGTCAGCGTCACAGTAATCCTGTCCATCTGTGCACAGCCCAGAGAACACAGTAGTCTGCTccaacagaacagaacaaaagCCAGTCTGCTTTAGTTCTAAACTAGCCTGAACTGAATCACTGCCTGCCTCGTAGAAATTTGCCGTTCCACCTATCATGGCACATTGACTTGAACAGGGATGGCCgttctagtaattatatttctatggcctGCCTAATGCAGGGCCAGCTGGACCAACGGCAAAAGGGATCACAGGACGGTTTAATCTGACCGGAACTGGGTCAACTCAGTCAGTTTCAATCAGACACTACTGTACCGACAGCCAGTGGCAGACATGTCAATTTGGCCAGCATATGCTGCTACAGTTCACTTCCAACCTGGGCAAGACCTAGCTGATTTTGCAAGTTTGTGAAAATACACAACACAGCTGAACATTAGACATGCGTGCCCACGGACAGAGATTTGATTTGCTTTATTGTGAAGTGAGAGAAATACGGACTATTGGCTGCTTTCAATTATATAAAGTGATTTATAAAACCAGTAGTTTTGACGTTGATATGTAACGCCATAGTAGTTTCCATCGTTGTCATCACATACACTCTGAGAGGAGTTGGCTAGAGCACAAACACACTGGCCCGTCAGGCTACTAAGGAGGCGTGGGCAGGCCTATGCAACGTCACACACATCTATCCCAGCATAAAGCTATAGGCTACTTACTGGCATCATCCATGTCATCTAAGTCGTTAGCCAGCTCAGCACTGGTCAGATGGTACTGGTCAGGATCACCCAGGGCCGTGACGAGGATGAGCAACACCACCGCATTGATCAGCTAAAGGACATGAAGACATAAGGACATTTAGACTGACAAACAAGATAGGAACACGATACACATCAACGTTAGGGAAAGGTTCAACCACAACACGAAGGAAGGGCTCCACAAGCATTTGATGGCATTAATCAGCTAATCTCAAAGACATAAGGACCAATCAGACTGACAAGGAGGATACAGATACATATTAATAGCTCAGCCTTTATGAAGGGATAactagttcacccaaattacttTAATATATGATTCCTTAATTAGGAACTATTTGGCTGTGTGTTCCAGGTAAGGAAACAGTAATTGTATAATTTGAGTGAACCACCTCTAACTCAGCAATGTAGGCTGACATTCAATTGAATGTCAACATGATGGAAAGACTAAAGGATAGAGATAGTGCTTTAACTTTTAAATTAATTATACATATGCCTAGGCCCTATGTGCATAATGTACAATTAATTATTGCCATAGCCTAAAGGCTTCTTTCTACCGGCCACAACACCTGTAACCTGTCCTGAAGGGCTGAGTGTACTGAAAAATGAATGAACGTTTTTCCCCAATGGTGTTAGGTTACTTTGACACCTTAGTGGAAAAACTTGTTCGTTCATAATTAATAAAACAATCCATTAAATACATGTTATCACTTGCAGCCAATCACAATGATGCCACTTTCTGCTTGATAAACATAATTTAACATGGAAAAAGGTCCTACAAATAATAACATAccgtttttgttggttgttgAGCCTATCTAAATAGTGGTATGTGAATAATAGCGACTGTGGATGCTCACCATATACCAAACCCCCAGGATAACAGTGCCTGTGCGGACATGACAGCACAGGCAACATCTGGTGGAATGCCATCGGTCCCATGGGgaaatcatattgtacagtcCGAGGAGGCACTTCACATATAGCTATATCTGTTAATGATAAACAATCCAAATAGATCGACGAGAATTTCTTCTCCAGCGCGCGGCGTCGTCCGCAATTCGTGATAAAAGCCTCGCCGCGGCTCTAGCGATCAACTCAGGCAAGTAGCAAACATTGGAGCATGTGACCTGGGCTAGATAGGATCAAGAGCCGGTGATGTAACTAGTTTCGAGAATAGAGTTCCCATCAACCCTCACCAACGCCGGGAAATTTAAATAGTTACACTGTAGCTGCCTGCTATGTTTATTGAGATATGTTGAATAAGAATATTCACGCTTCACAATAGTGCCTTTATGATCTTTATGGTAGAAATTCACAAAGGGCATATTTGATTCTATTGCATTTGGAACATTCTGACAATAAAGACAGAGGTTAAGGAAAAGTATCAAACACATCGATTTAAATAATTCAACCGAGACATTACTATCCCCAATCAGGAAAAATGGAAGCAATTCACATGTTACATTTCCAGAGGAAGAAAGACAAGTGGAGAAAGGTTCAGGGTGCAGAATAAACATGGTCCAACATTGGACACAATCAACACATTAACACGGTTGGTAGAGCACATGCCTACATTACCCAACCAACTAAGGCATCAAATTGTATTCCTGATTACTGCATCATTACAAATACATCATTGATTAAAGCAGTTTGAAACCAtcctgtctacagcaggactaaaCACCAATCAGTTGCTcaaaagaaagagaaaaataaGAGGTAACTGATTAATAGGAAGAAACTATAGAAATATAAAAGACAAATCAAATATAGAAAAGGGCCTTTTTATTTTTACATATGGCTTGAAGCGTTTATTACAAAGAGGTTACAAAAGGTTGAGGACTTTTGAATCATCAACCAACAGCCATCAATGGTAGAAGCAACTACACAGTCTGAGCACAACACTGATTATCAAAATAACAGCAAGTAACTGAAAGTATGTCTCTTTTCCATGTACAGCAGAATAGTAGAGataccactaacaccactagcATCCAAATGCTAAACATGATTCCCTTGGGTCGTGTTCATGAGACACCAAACAGTACAAAattgactgaaacagggaggactACCTGGACTTGTCAGATAGAAATCGCTTATTTAGTTTTTCCCTTTCAAAACGGTTTGCTACCATGTGCCCTATTGAACACAACCTTATAGTGTTGGACTTGACCTTTTGAGCAGGAGTCACTGCACCAATATGGTTAACGATATAAACAGCAAACAAAGACTGCAGAATAAAGGCCTGTAACGTGACTCGGCTGACTCTTCCTCTATAATAATCTCAAAGCCACAACATCCCAATCACTTTTAAATCAGGATTTATTATTCATTTTCTAGGTGTCTAATCATCAAACATGATCGTTCCAAAGATTCATTGGAATTGGAAAACAGTTCATGTGTGCCCACACTACGATATTGATCAGAATCGCAGAATTTAGCTTTACAGTTCATCTAGATCCAGTCTGCTTGACCAGGCTGCATTTTGGATATGAAGCTGGCCGGTCAGAACTTAGAAGtttgatatttccgtttttaaaAGGGGAAGTATTTATATGTTGCATAAACAGCTGTTTTATCCAAAGTATTTTGCATATAATGTTCATGACTCCAACTCATGTTTCTCTTCTTGCCCGTTTCTTCTTCATCACTGGTTTGGAAGGCTGGCTCTCTTCAGGCTTTTCTATGGGGGAAAACACACAGGGAGAATAGTCTTACAATACAATATGGGAGTCCTTGTAAGACAAGACACAGGTTGTAAAACAGAAACGAAGACTTTAGAAGCAGGAAGTGTGTAGAATCCATTCCAGAATGATCACTAGGAAGTGTACATTTTTGTTCTCGCGCAGTACTACCACCTGAATCATCCAATCAATGGCTTGGATAGTAGCTGGGTTGAAACAAAAAGGTGCACCCCGTGGAGGTGTGGTCCTCCAGGAGTGGATTGAGAAACAGTGCAGCTGTAGAAAAGTGTGAGTGGAGACTGAGCGAGAACTGCAGCCCTGCCTGTATACAGTCTTGAGTTTTTAGGGTTGCAACATTTTTGCTTATTTTCTGCTTACTTCTCTGCTTACTTCCTGCTTATTCCTAAACGTATTCCAAGAATCTTCCAAATAGGATTTAAGGAAAGTTACTGAAATTTTGCAACCGTATGATTGATACATTAAAGAGAAGGACTGATGCTCTAGCTGGGATAGCCAATCAAACTGAATGGAGAGAGGGGACATCTGGTAGTAATAACCTGGCCTAGCTGCTTCCTACACCTCCAGAAATCAAGAGCTACACCTCAGAGGAAGGTGGTATGCAGGCAGCTTAGTGGCCCAGTCAATCACACAACATGGCAGCCCTGCCCAGGAACACCACCAAGCAGCCCACTAATATGTCTAGATCTGAATGGTTTGAGGGCAAGGTAAAGCTATTCCTCCTTTAATattaatgtgtttctattgtgaTCATAGTATAGCAAGAAATGAGTGGGGATATAGAATAGAGGAAAATATAACGTGAAGTAAGATGTATGCAGGGATCGAACCCCAGCTGCTGGCAGAGATACGTAGTCCAGGGTctgcagcactaccactagaccagacTCCAGTGTGATTCACATAGTTCTGATAGACTTACTATGTGTTGGAGCAGGTAGACTGTTCTGCTTGGCAGTAGGCTCCGTCTCTGCGGGTTGGGGTGGCACTTGTGTGATGGGGGCTGTGTTCTGAGCCACAACTGGTTGCTCCACTCTTGCCTGCAGGAATTAGAAACCTTGCGATTAAAGAGGCTAAAGAACCTTTGCCCCTCACTGGAGGTGCTCTTGGGCCAACAGGGGTCCCCTAAACGAAATTGCACTTTATTTCCTTTATAGTCCTTACAAGCCctcgtcaaaagtagtacactattaggaaatatggtgccatttgacaCAGCCATTGAGGTCTATAGAGCAGTGTCACCAACCTTCACAGCAGCAACAttgacagcaggagcagtaggcTCCTGGATTGGCTGCTTCTTCACCTTCTTCACCTCAGCAACAACCTTTTTACTTTGCTCCTCTGACTCCTGTCAATCACAGACAAACAGAACAAATATGAGCCAATCAGGAAGGCCACAGGTAGCAATGCCCCAATGAAGGACTCAGCAATGTAGTTCTAACGAGTGATGGTAACAGTTTAAATTAAGTTGCTCTATTCCTGTGTAATAAGACTAATCACTATAGTAACATTATGTTGTTAAGGAGGAATCCAGTAAGTGCTTAGTCGACGGTGTTACCTGGCCAGTAACTACAGCATCTTCAActtgcttcttcttcttctttttcttctttttcaATTTACCAGTTCCATCAGCAGCAGGCTccgcctgttctctctcttcatcagatACCTGCTGTGAAACAACATTCAAAGTACAAAACTAATTCAAATACTTAACAGATCTAGACTGCTCAACCTAAATCAACAACCTGACAACATTTCCCCAACTTGAACATAAGTCAAAATAATAACAAGGGGACAAGGTACAGTAAGCAgcagattatttttatttttttacatgagGCTTCTGAAATTTAAAATGTGTAGTTGTTTGACAGAGGCTTTTAAAATGAAGCAATCCCCAAATCACTACTATTACTCTGTGCAGAACCTTGTACAGGATACAGCATGGTCTCTTTACAAGCTACTGTTGCACTGCAGTCAAACTAGTTATATTCCAAGGATGTAGTGCACATTACCAGTCAGCCTATCCTCACATATGCATAGTTATATTTAGAGGTTTTTAAATGCAACATTTAAATTAAATCCCTGACATCTCTTCATCATGAAATGTTCTATTTAACTCTGGAGATGGTTTCTCTCTCAACTTTCCCAGATTATATTGACAGTATTTAAATATAAGGcatgttatttatttaaccaggaacagGCCCTTGATGTTAGAAACCTCTCGTGAGGGGTACCTAAAAGTGTTATCACAACTGGCGACTAACCTTGACAGTCTCTGGCAGGGGCTCCTCGAGGACAGGTGGGGCAGCCTCTACTGGAGCAGGGAGTTCCTCATAGTTCCCCCACACCTCCGCTGGGGCATTCCAGTCAGAGCACCTGTCTGCTGCAGCAGCAGACCCATCACCATCTGAAAACACATCCGGAGGAAAGCTCTAGTTAAAACACCTCACAAAAACACAACCTTTACAACACATGCTACAGACAGAGATGATAATTTTCCGTCCTACAGCAGTCTCCTGACTACAATACAGTTGGACTGTGCAGAATCACTGATCTACAGGCCACCTTGCAACCCGTATAACTACTCATTATGCAATCTAATCCCTGCAATGACTTTTATTGCCAGTGTAAAGGTTTGTTTTACTTACTCAGACCAGACCACTCATCTTCCACTTGAGGCTCAGGCTGGCTGGGACACGGCAGCTGGGGTTCCACTGCTGGAACACACAACGACTTGGCTTCATGGCGGACTATCACCAATATTGCCATATGATTTTGATCCTTTAGTAGTTtaatttcttttttttaaatgatacaaTCTGATTAAATATCTATACTGCCCTACAAAGGCAAAACACAGTAACTAAGTAATTGTTTTTACTGCaaagtctgtctttctgtctagaCAGAGCAATTTTTGTTACTCCATTATATATATTctgattaactgccttgttcttgTGTCAGGAAACTAAATACCACACGAATCAAATAATATACCTGGCCATTACAACAGATAAAATATTTGACCAAATTCATAGTTAATGCGTTTTGCCTTTGTAGGGCACTATACTTGTCTGTACTGTAAACCATGCCATCTAGAGGGCAAAAGGTGATCCTACACCAGGAGTCCACAAAGAACAGTCAGCCCATCACCTGCAGTGCCAAATGTTAGTCTGGTTAATGAGACTAGATTCAGGTCTTTAGCCTTTATCTCTGTTATCAGGGATCCTCCTAATAAGTCCACCCTCCAAATAACACAACATTGCAATAGAAAACCTCAGTGAAAACTCCTGCCAGTAAAAATGTAATTGTACTGTGTATTCCCTGCATATAACAAAAAGTAAGATTTGATTAATATGTACATATGCAGTATATTCGAGGGAAATATTACTACTATCATTACTTTCAGTCTCGTGCCCCCAGACAGTGGTGTCTTGATTGCTCTCAGAAGTGGTCCAGTGCTCCTCGTCAGGAACAATGTTAAGGGCAGGGGCCGTCACAGCCCGGTCAGTCCATTCTCCAGTCACTACCGGAGCCTCCTCGCTGCTGATAGctgacaccaacacacacatttaAAACCCTTCAAGAACATCCACACAATGGCAGCACTTTACATAGTGTGCCTAAGAAATGGACTCCAACCAAGTACTATACAAGAGCATGTAACTAATTGTTTTTCTTAAAATGGGACATGATTTGATTTCACCCTAAGCCTTATTTGAATcaatatgtttatttattttttaccttgaGGTCTGCCTACGGCACCTGCTTTCTCTGCTTTGGTTTTGGAGGATTCTCCTGGGGAAATAACACTCATGTTTAAAGGCAAGGCTGTAGCTATATTTCCATATAcattaatattttttatttgcaAAGGGAGAGCAGGTCAACACACAAAGAGCAGTAGCCTGGAACGCAAACTGATATGCTCAGTTCTATTGTTTCAGTGGTGAAACGGAGCATGTCAGTTTGAATTCCAAGCTAACAGAGCAGTTGACAAGCAGCAGAAGCTACAccgctctctctctgggctcggAGTCCTCCAGGGTCTGTATTTATAGCAGGTCTGATCAACAGAGGACCAGCAGAACTCAATAACAGGAGAAGACAGAGTAGCAGTCTCCCTGGATGCCAAATTAGTCTGTTTACAGAAAGTTTGTGAAAGTGTAGGTGTCTTTAACCAAGCTCAGGCCTGCTCAGCTGCTGCCTTTTGCCAGCAGAGGTGTATACTATAAGGTGATAGACCTAGCTAGCTTtacctttcttcttcttcttatccTTCTTCTCAGAGACAGACCCAGGGTTTGCAGCTTTGGGGCTGACTTTGGTTGACTCTGTGGGAGGAGTACTAGGCAGAGGATCCACTCCTCCAGGGCTCCCTGAGCCGTCACCGGTGGTCTTGTCTTTACGGCGCTGCTCACGCTTCTCCTTGTTACTGACCTTGGTCTCCCAGGTGCCTGATACTGATAGAAACATGGGGAAGGTTAGTGGGATCAAGTTAAATAGGCCTACATCTCATGTTCAAATCCACTGTTAGAATGTCCAGGCTCTGGGCCCAGTTTCCCAAATCCATCTCAAGAGTAAGTTCATCGTTAAAGCCTTCTTAGGAACATCGTTACATCTACATTGCTCTTGAAAATGCTCATTATTTAACGACTGCCCCAGACCACTCATAGAACAGCAAAGTACGTTGTTAGATGTTTCTTGCCCTTCCGCGTCACTTTATACACAGATGTTTATCAGTCTGTGACTGCTGATAACCTCAGAAGTTTGTAGACTACAAAAACAAAGTTGCCCATTTTTTTGCAAAACAAATACGCTTCAAATGAACACCGAGATGACTGTATTAAAAGACAAATACTGTATAGGCTACATACACATTTTTGAATGATATGGAAATCAATTTCATGTTAATGCAATTGAGTGTTATTTAGATATTTGTAAGCTACCGATACATTTTTGCCTCATATATTTCATGATATAACATTTGCACAACCTGGATTTAGTGCATTATTATTAAggtaagcattagaataagccGCCTCAATATTTGTAACCATAGGTGAACTCTAGGAGCCGATCCATCGTCAGTCTTGTGGAATAATTCTAATGTCAAGGTAAGATTGGAAAGGGAGAACGCTGATCCTAGAGCAGTGCTACCCCCCAATCTTGGTCAGATTGCATGAATGATTGATTTAATCTTTCATAGACTAACATTAAAATGACTAATTTCAATTTCCCTGAAAGGACGTAATAATTAGCTGTAAATGTATGCCGCGCTTTGCTAGGCACAATTGATTCAAACAGTTGGTGGTATTGTATGGTGTGTACCTTCCTCCGATTCCTTGCCATGAGAAGAAGCCGTCTTAGCCTCCTTTACTGCCGGTTTCTGCTTCTTCTTTGTATTCTTTACCTAAATATATAGATTTCAACATGTATGGTGGATTAATGCTACAAGGCAAAGAAAGGGAAAGTGGTAACATACAGAAGCATCGCCCCCTGCACCATTAGAACAGAAACCCCATGttatgaaagtgtgtgtgtgtgtaatatatatatatatatctcaaatCACATACACCATCCTGTTCCTCTAAATCTGTCTACCAAGAGCCTTTTGACATAGGCTATACGGTCCTTACAATCTCAAAAGCTATAAACCAAACAAATCAAATAAGTATTATATTGGAAGTGTCAGCCCCTCAATGCGGATTGAGGCCAAAAACAACTATAAAGAGCATTGATTGACAGACTGGCAGTCAACTGGGTTGAAAGCTGTATTTGATCATGGAGGAGCTACACTTGATACTAGCTAAGTGAGGAAGCCATCCGTCCCATCCTTTGGGATTTGCTGCATCTGCAAGTTAAAATCTGGCAAACAGACATTGCCAGCTGGCCCCTGCACATCACAGGACTGTAGGAGTCCTAAGGGAGGCAGGCCTCTAGTCTAAAAGCCACATCATCACTAGGAAAACTCTACTACAAACGCCATAAGGCCGGTTCTCAATCTTGAAGGCTTGTTTAGTGCAGAAATGGGGATATTATGTAGCTAGGTATAACCAAGCATATCTGAATTTATTTAGCATACAACGGACTTCTGTTTTGTATACAACAGATTCAACTGTTTCACTAGTCTCCTAGGCTTGCATACAATCATTTCTCTACAAGCAACATTAGGCCTACCTCAGAAGCCTTTTCTGTCTTGACTTGAGAATGATGTGGCACTACTGGCAGGTTGTCTTCTTCAGTCACTCTGACTTCCTCTTGTAGCTCAGCAACTACACTACCATTTGGCTGTGATTTCTGTGGGGCAAAAGAGAACAAGGcttaatttaaaaacaaatattaGTTTGGCTCACGTGACAGGTTAATCTAGCTAGCCGAATCATGCTAATGTCGGCTACTAactactaacgttagctagctactgtgaCAGAGCTGTCAAAATTAGCATAGCATAATTAGCTAGTAAGCCAACATTGGAAACGTTACCTTTTCTGTAGGCTTCCTTTTCTTTTTCTTCGGTTCCTCTGCTTTTGTCGTCTTGATAGTAGCTGGTTTAGTGCTTTCCATAGTCTCAACTTCAACTATGGTCAGTCGCTTCTTGAAGAGCCCGCGACATGCGGAGGCCCACATAGCCACCATTAGCACGAGCCCAATGCACGCTGCTAAGATCAACCATGGCGGAATATCGGGCTTCACTCCAAAATCCACCCCGAGTTCTGAGTGCAAGAGGTCTAGGCCAG containing:
- the LOC115102284 gene encoding protein LYRIC-like isoform X2; protein product: MAENWQDATCQQVKLIAGRLNELLSTGLDLLHSELGVDFGVKPDIPPWLILAACIGLVLMVAMWASACRGLFKKRLTIVEVETMESTKPATIKTTKAEEPKKKKRKPTEKKSQPNGSVVAELQEEVRVTEEDNLPVVPHHSQVKTEKASEVKNTKKKQKPAVKEAKTASSHGKESEEVSGTWETKVSNKEKREQRRKDKTTGDGSGSPGGVDPLPSTPPTESTKVSPKAANPGSVSEKKDKKKKKGESSKTKAEKAGAVGRPQAISSEEAPVVTGEWTDRAVTAPALNIVPDEEHWTTSESNQDTTVWGHETEIRHEAKSLCVPAVEPQLPCPSQPEPQVEDEWSGLNGDGSAAAADRCSDWNAPAEVWGNYEELPAPVEAAPPVLEEPLPETVKVSDEEREQAEPAADGTGKLKKKKKKKKKQVEDAVVTGQESEEQSKKVVAEVKKVKKQPIQEPTAPAVNVAAVKARVEQPVVAQNTAPITQVPPQPAETEPTAKQNSLPAPTHKKPEESQPSKPVMKKKRARRET
- the LOC115102284 gene encoding protein LYRIC-like isoform X1 — translated: MAENWQDATCQQVKLIAGRLNELLSTGLDLLHSELGVDFGVKPDIPPWLILAACIGLVLMVAMWASACRGLFKKRLTIVEVETMESTKPATIKTTKAEEPKKKKRKPTEKKSQPNGSVVAELQEEVRVTEEDNLPVVPHHSQVKTEKASEVKNTKKKQKPAVKEAKTASSHGKESEEVSGTWETKVSNKEKREQRRKDKTTGDGSGSPGGVDPLPSTPPTESTKVSPKAANPGSVSEKKDKKKKKGESSKTKAEKAGAVGRPQAISSEEAPVVTGEWTDRAVTAPALNIVPDEEHWTTSESNQDTTVWGHETEIRHEAKSLCVPAVEPQLPCPSQPEPQVEDEWSGLNGDGSAAAADRCSDWNAPAEVWGNYEELPAPVEAAPPVLEEPLPETVKQVSDEEREQAEPAADGTGKLKKKKKKKKKQVEDAVVTGQESEEQSKKVVAEVKKVKKQPIQEPTAPAVNVAAVKARVEQPVVAQNTAPITQVPPQPAETEPTAKQNSLPAPTHKKPEESQPSKPVMKKKRARRET
- the LOC115102284 gene encoding protein LYRIC-like isoform X3 — its product is MAENWQDATCQQVKLIAGRLNELLSTGLDLLHSELGVDFGVKPDIPPWLILAACIGLVLMVAMWASACRGLFKKRLTIVEVETMESTKPATIKTTKAEEPKKKKRKPTEKKSQPNGSVVAELQEEVRVTEEDNLPVVPHHSQVKTEKASEVKNTKKKQKPAVKEAKTASSHGKESEEVSGTWETKVSNKEKREQRRKDKTTGDGSGSPGGVDPLPSTPPTESTKVSPKAANPGSVSEKKDKKKKKGESSKTKAEKAGAVGRPQAISSEEAPVVTGEWTDRAVTAPALNIVPDEEHWTTSESNQDTTVWGHETETVEPQLPCPSQPEPQVEDEWSGLNGDGSAAAADRCSDWNAPAEVWGNYEELPAPVEAAPPVLEEPLPETVKQVSDEEREQAEPAADGTGKLKKKKKKKKKQVEDAVVTGQESEEQSKKVVAEVKKVKKQPIQEPTAPAVNVAAVKARVEQPVVAQNTAPITQVPPQPAETEPTAKQNSLPAPTHKKPEESQPSKPVMKKKRARRET
- the LOC115102284 gene encoding protein LYRIC-like isoform X4, translated to MAENWQDATCQQVKLIAGRLNELLSTGLDLLHSELGVDFGVKPDIPPWLILAACIGLVLMVAMWASACRGLFKKRLTIVEVETMESTKPATIKTTKAEEPKKKKRKPTEKKSQPNGSVVAELQEEVRVTEEDNLPVVPHHSQVKTEKASEVKNTKKKQKPAVKEAKTASSHGKESEEVSGTWETKVSNKEKREQRRKDKTTGDGSGSPGGVDPLPSTPPTESTKVSPKAANPGSVSEKKDKKKKKGESSKTKAEKAGAVGRPQAISSEEAPVVTGEWTDRAVTAPALNIVPDEEHWTTSESNQDTTVWGHETEMEPQLPCPSQPEPQVEDEWSGLNGDGSAAAADRCSDWNAPAEVWGNYEELPAPVEAAPPVLEEPLPETVKQVSDEEREQAEPAADGTGKLKKKKKKKKKQVEDAVVTGQESEEQSKKVVAEVKKVKKQPIQEPTAPAVNVAAVKARVEQPVVAQNTAPITQVPPQPAETEPTAKQNSLPAPTHKKPEESQPSKPVMKKKRARRET